A portion of the candidate division Zixibacteria bacterium HGW-Zixibacteria-1 genome contains these proteins:
- a CDS encoding elongation factor Tu yields the protein MAKEKFIRTKPHVNVGTIGHVDHGKTTLTAA from the coding sequence ATGGCCAAGGAAAAATTTATCAGAACGAAGCCGCATGTTAATGTCGGAACGATTGGACATGTCGACCACGGTAAGACGACATTGACGGCTGCGAT